Proteins found in one Cryptococcus neoformans var. grubii H99 chromosome 14, complete sequence genomic segment:
- a CDS encoding NADH dehydrogenase (ubiquinone) 1 alpha subcomplex 2 — translation MSSFAKQIPKAVKEIRLHFCQTSAASAGVRQFVQSSYPAVKSANPDLKFLIREASNISPRAFVRFERGVESEAQLANLSEPDVGKVLTHLVNQQSGAGVA, via the exons ATGTCTTCTTTCGCCAAGCAGATTCCCAAGGCCGTCAAGGAAATCCGACTTCATTTCTGCCAGACATCTGCTGCCTCAGCTGGTGTTCG TCAATTCGTCCAGTCCTCATATCCTGCTGTCAAGTCCGCCAACCCTGATCTCAAATTCCTCATTCGAGAAGCAAGCAACATTTCTCCTCGTGCTTTCGTTCGATTTG AACGTGGCGTCGAATCGGAAGCTCAACTCGCCAATCTTTCAGAGCCTGATGTCGGCAAGGTCTTGACACACTTGGTGAACCAACAATCCGGCGCTGGTGTTGCCTGA